In Malus sylvestris chromosome 16, drMalSylv7.2, whole genome shotgun sequence, the following are encoded in one genomic region:
- the LOC126609151 gene encoding uncharacterized protein LOC126609151, whose amino-acid sequence MNNISHSFSSSTSSSVNSASITTADPNAISSRRSMDGSQALAAEPSRRWRDIFWLGVFLIHLVLVGCALIVLGINRFKKTDRLNIDRYTQRFLENQRGLTENYWLLYALAGGVGTLLGWTWLFFLRSQANHMMKFAVHILTTYLAVISVLLFWMEQFFWGVAFAIGAVLQFMYVLSIVDRLPFTMLVLQAAVKMVWSLREVMRVAYAFMLIMLVWMVLWSFGAAGVVASSIGDGGRWWLLVVLSISLFWTGAVLCNTVHVIVSGMVFLVLIHGGREAPSMPPNSLMKSLRYAVTTSFGSICYGSLFTAFIRTLRWKIRGVRSKIGNNECLLCCVDFLFNLVETLVRFFNKYAYVQIAVSGKGFNHSARDAWELFQSTGVEALVAYDCSGAVLLMGTVLGGLITGTSAGIWTWIKYRDRVVMVGSTAMLMGMVLVGIAMVVVEGAVTSIYICYAEDPLLIHRWDAEFFNQMSEMLHQRLQHRSSRAREVLTHHRFDNHTQETLPA is encoded by the exons ATGAACAACATCTCTCACAGCttctcctcctccacctcctcctccgtcAATTCCGCCTCCATCACCACCGCTGATCCG AATGCAATCTCGAGTCGGAGGAGCATGGATGGTAGTCAAGCCTTGGCTGCTGAGCCATCGCGTCGATGGCGTGACATTTTCTGGTTGGGAGTGTTTCTAATTCATTTGGTTTTGGTGGGATGTGCACTTATAGTTCTGGGAATCAATAGGTTTAAGAAAACAGATAGGCTAAACATAGATAGGTACACCCAGAGGTTTTTGGAAAATCAAAGGGGGTTGACGGAGAACTATTGGCTGCTTTATGCTCTTGCCGGTGGAGTTGGGACACTTCTTGGTTGGACATGGTTGTTCTTCCTCCGTTCTCAAGCGAATCACATGATGAAGTTTGCGGTTCACATCTTGACTACTTATCTTGCTGTGATTAGTGTTCTATTGTTTTGGATGGAACAGTTTTTCTGGGGCGTTGCATTTGCGATTGGTGCTGTATTGCAGTTCATGTATGTTCTTTCAATTGTGGACAG ACTTCCCTTTACCATGCTGGTGCTACAAGCCGCTGTCAAGATGGTATGGAGTCTACGAGAAGTTATGAGAGTAGCATATGCTTTCATGCTTATTATGCTTGTTTGGATGGTACTATGGTCGTTTGGGGCAGCTGGTGTTGTAGCTTCAAGCATTGGAGATGGTGGACGCTGGTGGCTTCTTGTG GTTCTCTCTATAAGCTTATTTTGGACGGGGGCAGTACTCTGTAATACTGTGCATGTTATAGTGTCTGGGATGGTGTTTCTTGTTCTTATCCATGGTGGTAGGGAGGCACCATCAATGCCTCCAAACTCACTGATGAAGTCTCTTCGGTATGCAGTCACAACTTCTTTTGGCAGTATCTGCTATGGTTCACTTTTCACAGCTTTCATTCGGACACTGCGGTGGAAG ATCAGGGGAGTTCGGTCCAAGATAGGCAACAATGAGTGTCTACTTTGCTGTGTTGATTTTCTCTTTAATCTAGTGGAGACTCTTGTCCGTTTCTTTAACAAGTATGCCTATGTCCAG ATAGCTGTTTCTGGCAAAGGCTTCAATCATTCAGCGAGGGATGCCTGGGAGTTATTTCAGTCTACTGGAGTGGAGGCTCTTGTTGCCTATGATTGTTCAGGTGCTGTTCTATTGATGGGAACTGTTTTGGGCGGGCTTATTACAGGAACATCCGCGGGGATCTGGACATGGATTAAGTATAGGGACAGAGTGGTTATGGTGGGGTCCACTGCAATGTTGATGGGAATGGTCTTG GTGGGGATAGCAATGGTGGTAGTGGAAGGTGCCGTTACATCTATTTATATCTGTTATGCAGAAGACCCCTTGTTGATTCACAGGTGGGATGCTGAGTTCTTCAACCAGATGTCAGAGATGCTACACCAGCGTCTTCAACATAGGAGCTCACGAGCGAGGGAAGTGTTAACCCACCATCGCTTTGATAACCACACACAAGAAACACTCCCTGCCTGA